The sequence below is a genomic window from Polaribacter vadi.
TTTAGAAAATTAGTCATTATTTCTCTTTACTTTTTTGTATTAATTTTTCCAAAACGTCTTCTGAAATTGTTGTAATTGTTCCGTGTTTATGACCTTCTGGCAAATCAATTTCAGTTGTAATATCCTTAAAGCTTTTAAAATCTGATGTTTTGAGTGCTTTATAATTTTTCTCACCGTAATTATCGTAATAAATTATAAACTTTCCATCCTGCTCTAACACGGTTGGTCCTTCAGAAAGGAAACCTGAATACGGTTCTGAAATATTTTTAAAAGGTCCTAAAGGTGATTTTCCAAAAGCTACTTTTAAATTTCTGTTAGGTCTTGTATTATCTTTAACAATAAGTGCATAATCATTTTTAGCTCGTTTAACTATTACACAATCAATTACACTAAAGCCTGGTTCTATGAATAGTTTTGTTTCTGAAAAGGTTTTAAAATCTTTTGTGGTAACATAATACATTCTATGATTATTTTTTTCATCTTCTTCTCCTTTTTCATATCGAAAAGGAATGGTTGATGCCCAAATAATAATATAGCGATCATTATCATCCTCATAAAAAATTTCGGGAGCCCAAACGTTTACAACATCTGGTTCATGACTCATTACAGGAATAAATTCTTGTTCACTCCAATCTATTAAGTCTTTTGAGCTAGCATATCCAAATCCGTTTCCACCTCGCCAATCAGTTGTCCAAACCATGTGATATATACCATCTTTACCTTTGGCAATTGATGGATCTCGCATAATTTTACTTGCACCAATTTCTGGTTTTAAATAAGGTCCTTTTAAATCTTTCCAATGGTAACCATCCTTGCTGTAGGCTAAATAAAGACCTTCTGTTGCAGGTTCTCTAAAAGATGTAAATAAATAAATATCTTTTTTTGAAGTGCAACTCATAACAATTGAAAATAATAATAAAAACAATACTTTTTTCATGTGCCCAGATATTTTAATTATTCTACTTTTATTTCACTTTTAACTGATTTTCCTTTTACTAAAACTGTTTTTACATTTTTAAAAACATTATTTTTTAGGAAAATGTTTTGAGTTTTTTCTCCATCAACTGCTAAAAAAATATCAGTTAAATTAAATGGAAAGTTATTGTTCAACATCAAATTAGAAACATTATTTAATTTTATAACAGGTGTGTTTTTTAATGGTGCTAATGTTGCCACATTATCTAATATGATATTTTTTGAATCTTCAATTTTTACAGAAGCTCCTAAAGTTGTATTTATTTTTACATCATGAAATTCAATATCTGAAGCTGTAGAGATGTTAAAACCTTCTTTTGCTTCTATATTTATGTTAGAAAATGTCATGTTTTGAATTGGCATTTCTGGAATTCCAATAATTCGTCCAGCAGTATTTACGTTAGTTGCTGTAACATTACTAATATGAATGTTTCTAAAAATGGGTGTACGCTCTGTTACAGGTTCTACAACAGTATTTTTATCATAAAAAAGATTAAACATAAAAGCTTCTTTTTTGATATTATTCATTACAATATTAGAAACTCTAATTTCTTCTACAACACCACCTCTACCTCTAGCTGCTTTAATTCTGATACCTCTATCTGTGCCATCAAAAACACAATTCGTAATTGTAACTTTTTTGATGTCACCAGACATTTCACTACCAATAACCACACCTCCATGACCACTCATCATAGTACAATTAGTTATGGTAACATTTTCTGTTGGTGTAGCATATTTTCTACCATCCTCATCTCTACCAGATTTTATGGTGATACAATCATCGCCAACACTAATATGACAATTAGAAATATGAACGTTTTTGCATGAGGTTGGATTAATACCATCTGTATTTGGTGAATATGGATTAAAAATAGTAACATTATCTATAGTTACATTGTCACAAAAAGCTGGATTGATGGTCCAAAATGGTGAATTCTGAAAAGTTACACCTTCTATTCTAATATTTTTACAGTGATAGGCTTGAAATAATGGTGGTCTATGAAATAAATAACTTCTAGTTCTTGCATAATAAGGTGCTGTTTTTACATCTTTATTCGCTTCTTGCGTCATTTTTTGATATTTAGTAAGCGGTAATTTTTCTTTGGCAGATTCTATTCGCCAAATTTCTTTCCACCAAGCTTCACCTTGTCCATCTATAATTCCACGTCCTGTGATAGTAATATTTTCTTGGTCTTTAGCAAACAACAAAGGAGAAAAACTTTTTAAAACAGTTCCTTCCCAACGATATTCCACGAATGGTAAATAATCATCGAAATTGGAAGAAAATTTTAAAATTGCACCTGCTTCTAAGTTGATTATTATATTGCTTTTTAATTTTAAAGCACCTGTTAAATAATTTCCTGCTGGGAAATAAATGGTGCCACCACCAGATTTATTTGCTTTATTAATTGCATTTTGAATAGCTTGCGTACAAAGTTCTCCTTTATTATTCCCACCTGCTTCTAAAATATTTATCCAACCACTATTATTGTTTGCTTTTAAAGTTGAAAAAGCAGAAATAAAAAAAGAAATTAAAAATATAGATATGTTTTTTTTCATCAGAAATATTATTTAGAGGTTAAAATTAATACCCAATCATTACCATCTTCAACTTCTCCTTCAGGCTTAAAATCTTGAACTCCCGTATTTTTGAAATCGCCAATTTTATTAGTGATCCCATTTTTAGGATTAAACCAAGAAGCTTCAACTTTATCTCCTTTAATTTTACCCATATTTACAGAGATATTTCTACCATTATATGTGTAAATTAGAGCGTAATCTTCTCCTTTTGTTGCGGCTAAGTAATTGTACTTTTCGCCTTGATTTACAACTAAACTTGCACCTGGAATTCTATTGAAATAAGGAAATTGCATCATCAACTGTTTTACATATTTCATTTGTTTTGCTCCAGAATCATGTAAAGCTTCTCTCCATATTTTTTTATTTCCATATGCAGGATTATCACCTTCTCTAAACATTTGCATTACTGCATTATGACCATATGTAAAACCTGCACCACCAGCAAAAACAGACCAATATGCGTAACGTCTTAAATCTTTATCTATCCAAAGTGGTTGTAAGGTATCATGCAATCCTTGTGGAATTCCTTCATAAGATGGTTCTCCATCTATAGTTGGTTTGGTTGGTTTTAACTTAAAATCTACATTTACATATTTGTAATTGTCTTGTGCATACATTTTGCCTTCAGTTTCTTGATCATATCGTCTATGACCAGATTGAAACATGTTAAAATCTAACCAAGATGCATCATGATAATTATCTGAAGAATCTGTGCGCCCAAAAGGATGAAAAGTTACTAAAGCATATGGGTTTTTAGATTTTAATATGCTTCCTATCGCATTCCAAATTTCGGTGTTTTCTTCACCTGGAGTATCACCTCCATTTAACCAAATAATATTTTTTCTATCTTTAAATCTATCTCCTAAAAAGGATGCATAAGATTTTGCTTGCTCTAAATTTACCTTTCCTTTTTTTACGGATGTTCCCCAAATTGGTACCATACCAATATATAAACCATTTTCTTCTGCTACATCTAAAGCGTAGTCTACGTGATCCCAAAAATCATATTCTTCTGGGATGTTAAAATCGTTACCTTTTGTTATTAATGGTTTAGAAACATCTTTATTTACCAATGCAGAATCTCCATAAACATTCGCCATTTCTTCGGAATGCAACGTCATTATTTGAATTACATTATATTCTTTTTCTTTACGATCTTTAAAATACGTTTTAATTTCATCTCTGTTTAACTTTTTAAAAGTTAACCAACCTGTATCTCCTAACCAAAAGAAAGGTTTACCATCTTCTGTTTGAAAATAATGACCATTTTCAGAAACTTGCAATTTTTGAACGCCTTCAATTGTTTCTTTTTTCGATTCCATTTTCGATTCTTTACAAGAAACTAATACACTTATAAAAGCTATAATGCTAAAAATTTTACTAAAATTTTTATGGTTTATCATCTTTAAAACGTTTATTTTTTTACTATATATACTGCTACTTTTTTATTTGTTGGGTTTGTTAACTTATGGTTTCTTTGGCCTTTAATTGTCGTTTTTGATATAACTTCACCTGTATTTACATCAATCCAAAAAGCATCAAAAATTCCTTTATAATTACTTAAATCTGCAGTAATAACATTGGTCTTTACTAAGTAATATAAATATGCATTTCCGGCATTTTCTAAGGACCAATAATCACTTTTGTAATTTTGATTTTGAGATACTTTTGTATTAGCTAAATGCTTATAAAAACTTGTAATATCTATTTTTGGAATTGGAGCTAGAGAACCACCAGCCATAAATGTTGCCCAACCAAATCTTGGTGCTGAATTTGTAGAATATAAAACTGCTTTCTCTGGATAAATTTCTCGATATTCTCTAACAGCTCTATATATCTGCTCTTCTGTTTCTTTGCCCGTTTTCATTTTACGAGCATGTTGTCTTGGTGCTAAATTTTTTCCTCCTTCAGGTGCATAAGCTGAACCATCTTGTCTATAATGCCAATAACGAATATCGATTAAATCTACTGTTTTTGATCTTTTAGAGTCTCTTAAAATGGCATCTTGAACATCTTTTGTAGCACTTAAACCAATAATTCCTTCTCCAGAAGTTTCATTTTTCCATTTTTTAACTTCGTCTAACCAAAATTCTATAAAATGAAGTGGACCAGTATATTCTGCACTTGTAAGTTGAATTACATTACTATTATCTTTAAAATTATTTAAAGATTTTCTTATAAATTGTTGATGCAATTCTTTTCTATTTTTATTAGAAACATCATAAAATTGTTCTGCCATAAAAATACGTTTATCACCTGCATAAGGCACTGGTTCTGGAAAACCTGTATTGTTAATGTTGTTTGCAGAACGCCAAGGCGAACTAGACCAATGTGCACCAGCTTCTATAATATTATGTTGAAAGTATTGTTGATTAATTAATAATTGACCTTTAGATTCCGCCAAATCAGAAAAATTTGATAAGCGATTCCAATACCAATCATTATATTTTGTTAAATCGTATTTACTTAAATGATCCCAAGCTAAACCTTGTCCACTTCTTGCAAAAGGTTGCTCATAAAAAGGTGGCCAAACATCTGCATCTATTCTGCGAGTTCTTTCATGATCATCCATTCTTCTTTCATACCACAAACCATAATTATGCTCTAAAGCAACAATGTTCTTTTGCGAAAAATTATTTACAACTTCTTCTATATCATCAGTAAAACCTTTTCCTTTTCTTCCAGGAACAAACCTTGTAATATGTTCAGATGAATTTTTAATTTCATGATTTTTTAAGCTTCCTCTCCACCATTGCACGTTTACTGTATTTCCTGTAATAACTTCTCCTTTAAAAGTTAACCAACCATTTTTAATTATAATTTTTGATGTATTTTTTTTATCATCTTCTAAAAAACTAATATTCTTTACCTCTTTAATAGATTGTATATTTTTAGCTTCTTCAAAAAATCTGTTTTTTTCTGAAACTTCTATAATCCATTCTTTTAGCGTTTTTGCGGGATTTAGCGCCTCTTCATTTAATTGTTGCGCTTGTTCTATAGTTGGACTTGATGTGGGTTCTGAACCTAAAGGAAAAATATTAGGGTTTACAGGAAGCTTGCCTAATCTGGTTTCTAATTGAGCATAAAATAAACTTCTTGGAAATATATGATTGTTTACATCTTTCCATTTACCATTACCTGTCATTATACCACCCCAAACACCAAATGCCCAATTTTGTGTAGTTGGTGGACTGTAATTTTCTACTTTAGAAGCAGAAGATTCCCAAATTACACTGTTGGCTGCAGACCAACCTGCACCTCTTCCTGCTTGTTCACGATTTTTATAACTTAGAGCATTACCATCAATATTTACAACATCAAATAAAACGCCTGTTGCCCAACTACCAATTGTACCACTATTGCTATAAGGTAAATACGATTCGCATTGTACAAAAGCGTTTGGACCTGCAGTTGCATAACCACCAACTGCAAAATCATGATAACCATATTCTGAATAACATCTTTGAAACAACGTTTGTTCTCCTTCTGTATAAAATGTGTGACGCCTAAATGCTGCAATTTCAGAAATAGGTGCTGTTGCAATACAATCTTCTACAGTAATTTGTTGCGCAGTTTTTAATAAAGAAACTGCACCACCAGCTAAATGCTTAAAATGTATTTGACGAACCCAGGCATTTTTTACATTTTGCATTGTAATTCCAAACCATCTGTGTAATTCGTCTTTTGTATTATTTTCATTAAAAGTTGATGAAATCATTAAATTTTCTATTCCAATTTTTTCTATTCTTCCAGACCAAGAATATTTAATGACTTTAGTTTTCCCAAAGTTATCATCTAAAGTCATCGTTAACGGTGCATTTAAAGTTACTTCGTTCCCTTTTATACTTTTAACTACCCTGTTCCATCTGATGTCCCAATCTCTCGTTTTCCAACCAATCCAACCTGTTTCTCCTCCAAATTCATTCATTTGTAAGGTGTCAATTAAATTTTGAGTTAATGATTTTTGAATCACAATATCATCATAGACTTTTAACTTTGATACATCTTTTAATTGAATTTTTTGACTACCTAATGGCGTATAGTTCACACTAAAACTTAGCGTATCTTTAAATTTTTTATCATTTGTGCCAAGAACACTAATAATAGCTTCACGCTTAAAGCCAGTTCCTAAAAGTATTGTTTCATTGTTTTTATTTCCACTACCTCTTAAAACTACACCAGATTTTTTTATATATAAAGTTCCTTTAATTTTAAAAGTTCCTTTATCTAATAAAACTGCTCCTCTAAAACCAGCAGCATTTGGTTTTAAATTACTTACATAGTTAAT
It includes:
- a CDS encoding glycoside hydrolase family 43 protein codes for the protein MKKVLFLLLFSIVMSCTSKKDIYLFTSFREPATEGLYLAYSKDGYHWKDLKGPYLKPEIGASKIMRDPSIAKGKDGIYHMVWTTDWRGGNGFGYASSKDLIDWSEQEFIPVMSHEPDVVNVWAPEIFYEDDNDRYIIIWASTIPFRYEKGEEDEKNNHRMYYVTTKDFKTFSETKLFIEPGFSVIDCVIVKRAKNDYALIVKDNTRPNRNLKVAFGKSPLGPFKNISEPYSGFLSEGPTVLEQDGKFIIYYDNYGEKNYKALKTSDFKSFKDITTEIDLPEGHKHGTITTISEDVLEKLIQKSKEK
- a CDS encoding glycoside hydrolase family 28 protein, which produces MKKNISIFLISFFISAFSTLKANNNSGWINILEAGGNNKGELCTQAIQNAINKANKSGGGTIYFPAGNYLTGALKLKSNIIINLEAGAILKFSSNFDDYLPFVEYRWEGTVLKSFSPLLFAKDQENITITGRGIIDGQGEAWWKEIWRIESAKEKLPLTKYQKMTQEANKDVKTAPYYARTRSYLFHRPPLFQAYHCKNIRIEGVTFQNSPFWTINPAFCDNVTIDNVTIFNPYSPNTDGINPTSCKNVHISNCHISVGDDCITIKSGRDEDGRKYATPTENVTITNCTMMSGHGGVVIGSEMSGDIKKVTITNCVFDGTDRGIRIKAARGRGGVVEEIRVSNIVMNNIKKEAFMFNLFYDKNTVVEPVTERTPIFRNIHISNVTATNVNTAGRIIGIPEMPIQNMTFSNINIEAKEGFNISTASDIEFHDVKINTTLGASVKIEDSKNIILDNVATLAPLKNTPVIKLNNVSNLMLNNNFPFNLTDIFLAVDGEKTQNIFLKNNVFKNVKTVLVKGKSVKSEIKVE
- a CDS encoding glycoside hydrolase family 140 protein, producing the protein MINHKNFSKIFSIIAFISVLVSCKESKMESKKETIEGVQKLQVSENGHYFQTEDGKPFFWLGDTGWLTFKKLNRDEIKTYFKDRKEKEYNVIQIMTLHSEEMANVYGDSALVNKDVSKPLITKGNDFNIPEEYDFWDHVDYALDVAEENGLYIGMVPIWGTSVKKGKVNLEQAKSYASFLGDRFKDRKNIIWLNGGDTPGEENTEIWNAIGSILKSKNPYALVTFHPFGRTDSSDNYHDASWLDFNMFQSGHRRYDQETEGKMYAQDNYKYVNVDFKLKPTKPTIDGEPSYEGIPQGLHDTLQPLWIDKDLRRYAYWSVFAGGAGFTYGHNAVMQMFREGDNPAYGNKKIWREALHDSGAKQMKYVKQLMMQFPYFNRIPGASLVVNQGEKYNYLAATKGEDYALIYTYNGRNISVNMGKIKGDKVEASWFNPKNGITNKIGDFKNTGVQDFKPEGEVEDGNDWVLILTSK
- a CDS encoding DUF6298 domain-containing protein — translated: MTINYLQFKFFTLYREQCFIILAFCFCISHIFSQQKIPDLVKNKNGSISYVSDNLGNKIPDFSFAGYQASEVAIPTVKAKIFVPNQDTDATQNIQAAINYVSNLKPNAAGFRGAVLLDKGTFKIKGTLYIKKSGVVLRGSGNKNNETILLGTGFKREAIISVLGTNDKKFKDTLSFSVNYTPLGSQKIQLKDVSKLKVYDDIVIQKSLTQNLIDTLQMNEFGGETGWIGWKTRDWDIRWNRVVKSIKGNEVTLNAPLTMTLDDNFGKTKVIKYSWSGRIEKIGIENLMISSTFNENNTKDELHRWFGITMQNVKNAWVRQIHFKHLAGGAVSLLKTAQQITVEDCIATAPISEIAAFRRHTFYTEGEQTLFQRCYSEYGYHDFAVGGYATAGPNAFVQCESYLPYSNSGTIGSWATGVLFDVVNIDGNALSYKNREQAGRGAGWSAANSVIWESSASKVENYSPPTTQNWAFGVWGGIMTGNGKWKDVNNHIFPRSLFYAQLETRLGKLPVNPNIFPLGSEPTSSPTIEQAQQLNEEALNPAKTLKEWIIEVSEKNRFFEEAKNIQSIKEVKNISFLEDDKKNTSKIIIKNGWLTFKGEVITGNTVNVQWWRGSLKNHEIKNSSEHITRFVPGRKGKGFTDDIEEVVNNFSQKNIVALEHNYGLWYERRMDDHERTRRIDADVWPPFYEQPFARSGQGLAWDHLSKYDLTKYNDWYWNRLSNFSDLAESKGQLLINQQYFQHNIIEAGAHWSSSPWRSANNINNTGFPEPVPYAGDKRIFMAEQFYDVSNKNRKELHQQFIRKSLNNFKDNSNVIQLTSAEYTGPLHFIEFWLDEVKKWKNETSGEGIIGLSATKDVQDAILRDSKRSKTVDLIDIRYWHYRQDGSAYAPEGGKNLAPRQHARKMKTGKETEEQIYRAVREYREIYPEKAVLYSTNSAPRFGWATFMAGGSLAPIPKIDITSFYKHLANTKVSQNQNYKSDYWSLENAGNAYLYYLVKTNVITADLSNYKGIFDAFWIDVNTGEVISKTTIKGQRNHKLTNPTNKKVAVYIVKK